One genomic window of Brienomyrus brachyistius isolate T26 chromosome 16, BBRACH_0.4, whole genome shotgun sequence includes the following:
- the nab1b gene encoding NGFI-A-binding protein 1b, which yields MAAATIPRTLGELQLYRILQRANLLCYYEAFIQQGGDDVQQLCEAGEDEFLEIMALVGMASKPLHVRRLQKALRDWVTNPGLFNQPLASLPVCSIPVYKLPEGSPLAKVPKCAVVGGADVGKPDAAGTSPMQGGSEPRLWATSGGDSEPSLSPVDQDSPVSPRDGLEALDAAAVRSVAECVERMVQALPRGDAAADIREQLKGNKKLAKMIGHIFDMAEEDPRREEEVRKYSAIYGRFDSKRKDGKHLTLHELTVNEAAAQLCMRDMALLTRRDELFGLARQISREVTYKYTYRTSKSRCGEKDEPSPKRIKTEVGFFDLQEALRAIHIRQETLKEQLALAKSKGEEAVVRSIQVQLECLFSRQKEMLHEEAAQERLQVLDWRLPTGPFKQSSNGLSAEKGARLTGADRPLNLRVSSQRVAVADGDTPLGKQLANELKRHHFSSEGKAVLTENGTDFSQQVLNLSDKKTIKSEPEDSR from the exons ATGGCAGCAGCAACTATACCCAGGACCCTCGGGGAGCTGCAGCTCTACCGCATCCTACAGAGGGCCAACCTGCTGTGCTACTACGAGGCCTTCATCCAGCAGGGCGGCGACGACGTGCAGCAGCTGTGCGAAGCTGGTGAGGACGAGTTCCTGGAGATCATGGCGCTGGTGGGCATGGCCAGCAAGCCACTGCACGTGCGGCGCCTGCAGAAGGCGCTGCGCGACTGGGTTACCAACCCGGGGCTCTTCAACCAGCCGCTGGCATCACTGCCCGTCTGCAGCATCCCTGTCTATAAGCTGCCTGAGGGCTCACCGCTCGCCAAGGTGCCCAAGTGTGCGGTTGTCGGTGGCGCTGACGTGGGCAAGCCAGACGCTGCCGGCACGTCGCCCATGCAGGGTGGCAGCGAGCCACGCCTCTGGGCTACCTCTGGCGGTGACAGCGAGCCCAGCCTGTCCCCGGTGGACCAGGATTCGCCGGTCTCCCCGCGTGATGGCCTGGAGGCACTGGATGCAGCGGCCGTGCGCTCAGTGGCGGAGTGCGTGGAGCGCATGGTGCAAGCACTACCCCGCGGTGATGCCGCTGCTGACATCAGGGAACAGCTCAAGGGCAACAAGAAGCTGGCCAAGATGATCGGACACATCTTTGACATGGCCGAGGAGGACCCACGTCGCGAGGAAGAGGTGCGCAAGTACAGCGCCATCTACGGGCGCTTTGACTCCAAGCGCAAGGATGGCAAGCACCTGACGTTGCACGAG CTGACCGTGAACGAAGCCGCCGCGCAGCTGTGCATGCGGGACATGGCGCTGCTGACGCGCAGAGACGAGCTCTTCGGTCTGGCCCGCCAGATCTCACGCGAAGTCACCTACAAGTACACCTACCGTACCAGCAA ATCTCGGTGCGGAGAAAAGGACGAGCCTTCTCCTAAGAGGATAAAGACAGAGGTAG GCTTCTTTGATCTCCAGGAGGCATTGCGTGCAATTCACATACGGCAGGAGACGCTGAAGGAGCAGCTAGCCCTTGCCAAGTCCAAAGGAGAGGAGGCGGTGGTGCGAAGTATCCAG GTGCAGCTGGAGTGCCTCTTCTCCAGGCAGAAGGAGATGCTCCATGAGGAGGCAGCACAGGAGCGGCTGCAGGTGTTGGACTGGAGGCTGCCGACGGGGCCGTTCAAGCAGAGCAGCAatggactctcagcagagaagggAGCCAGGCTGACAG GAGCAGACCGACCCCTGAACCTGAGAGTGTCCAGCCAGAGGGTGGCTGTGGCGGATGGGGACACGCCTCTGGGCAAGCAGCTGGCCAATGAGCTCAAGAGGCATCACTTCAGCAGCGAGGGCAAGGCGGTGCTCACAG AAAACGGCACTGACTTCTCACAGCAAGTTCTCAACCTCTCCGATAAGAAGACCATCAAGTCAGAGCCGGAGGACTCCAGATAG